Sequence from the Clostridium saccharobutylicum DSM 13864 genome:
GCTGCTGCAGCTTTTTTACCAGCACCCATAGCTAAAATTACTGTTGCTGCTCCTGTTACTGCATCTCCACCAGCATAAACTGCTTCTTTTGTAGTTAATCCTGTTTCTTCTTCTGCCACAATACATCTTCTCTTATTAATTTCTAATCCATTAGTTGTTGATGAAATTAATGGGTTTGGTGATGTTCCAAGAGACATTATTACAGTATCTAAATCCATAATAAATTCAGACCCTTCAACTTCAATTGGACTTCTTCTTCCAGATGGATCTGGTTCACCAAGTTCCATTCTTATGCACTTCATTCCTTTAACCCATCCGTTTTCATCCACTAAAATTTCTTTTGGATTTGTTAATAAATCAAAGATTACACCTTCTTCTTTAGCATGATGTACTTCTTCTGCTCTTGCCGGAAGTTCAGATTCTCCTCTTCTATAAACAATATGACTCTCTGCACCTAGTCTTAATGCTGTTCTTGCTGCATCCATAGCAACATTTCCACCACCAACTATTGCAACTTTTTTACCAGCTCTAACTGGTGTATCATATCCTTCTACTGCAGCTTTCATTAAGTTAACTCTAGTTAAAAATTCATTTGCTGAGAATACTCCGTTTGCATTTTCTCCATCTATCCCCATAAATCTTGGAAGTCCTGCACCAGATCCTATAAATACTGCTTTAAATCCTTCATCTTCAAACAATTCATCTATAGTTATTGTTCTTCCTATGATAACATTAGTTTCTATTTTAACACCTAACTTTTTAATGTTTTCGACTTCATTTTTAACGACTTTTTCTTTTGGAAGTCTAAATTCTGGAATACCATATTCTAAAACTCCGCCTGCCTTATGTAGTGCTTCGAATATAGTAACATCATATCCCTTTTTAGCTAAATCTCCTGCACAAGTTAATCCTGATGGACCACTTCCTATAACAGCCACCTTAATTCCATTTTTAGATTCTGTTTCACTTAAATCAACATTATGTGATGCTGCCCAATCTGCTGTAAATCTTTCAAGCTTACCAATAGATACAGCATCGCCCTTTATTCCTAGTACGCACTTTCCTTCACATTGCTTTTCTTGTGGACATACTCTTCCACATACTGCTGGTAATGCACTATACTTAGAAATTTCCTTTGCAGCATTTTCAAACTCACTATTTTTAACATGTCCAACAAATCCAGGGATATTAATAGATACTGGGCATCCCTTTACACATTGAGGATTTTTACAATTTAAGCATCTTGAAGCTTCTTTTGTAGCTTCTTCTTCATTATATCCGATACAAACTTCTTCAAAATTTTTAGCTCTAACTTTAGGTTCTTGCTCTCTTACAGGTATTCTAACTAATCTCTCATTCATATCCATTATTTATCACCTCTGCAACCACAGCCACCATGACTATGAGTATTTCCTTCTTCTAACTTTAAAGCAGCTCTTCCTTCTTCTGTCTTATACATAGTTTGTCTTCTCATTGATTCATCGTAATTTACTAAATGTCCATCAAATTCTGGTCCATCAACGCAAGCAAATTTAACTTTTCCTCCAACGGTAACTCTGCAAGCACCACACATTCCTGTACCATCAACCATTATTGGGTTAAGACTTACTGTAGTTGGAATTCCTAATTCCTTAGTTAGCATAGAAGTAAATTTCATCATTATCATAGGTCCTATGATAACTGCATGATCATACTTTTTACCTTGATTATTAACTAGTTCTTTAAGCATGTCCGATCCAGTTCCCTTAAATTCATAAGAACCATCATCAGTTGTCACATATAAATTTCCTGAAACCTTCTTTAGTTCTTCTTCATATATTAATAAATCTTTGTTTCTGCTTCCCAAAATAACATCCACTGCAACTCCATTTTCATGCATCCATTTTACTTGAGGATATACTGGTGCTGCCCCAACACCTCCTGCGATGAATATTAATCTTTTCTTCTTTAATTCTTCTAAGTTTTCATCTACAAACTCACTAGGTTGTCCTAATGGTCCAACAAAATCACAAACACATTCTCCTACTTCATATGTAGCTAATTCTTTTGTACTTTTTCCAACTGTTTGAAAAACTATCGATACAGTTCCCTTTTCTTTATCATAATCTGCAATTGTTAAAGGAATTCTTTCTCCCTTTTCATCATTTTTGATAATTATAAATTGTCCAGGTTTTGCAGACTTTGCTACTCTAGGAGCTTCAATTTCCATTAGATATATGTTTTGCGTAAGCTCCATTTTATTAATTATTTTATACATTTATATTCCTCCAAATTTTATAAAAGATTTTTATCTGGTGTTACTAATATCTTAACATGCTTTTTCTTTTCTGGACCTGTTAATGCACCAAATCCTTCTTCTACTATATCATCTAAATGTATTTTCTTAGTTACATATCCTTCAGCTTTTATTCTGCCATCATTCATTTGAGCAATAGTTGCTGGAAATTCATGTCTATATGCTAATGTTCCGACAACTTTCTTTTCAGTAAATACTAGTGTATTAGGATTAAATTTAACACCATCTTCCCATATACTTGTTACAACTAAAGTTCCTTCAAATTTTAAACTGTCGATACCTGTATCAAAACCTATTTGAGCTCCTGTGGTTTCGAACGCTACATCAACTCCAACCCCATTTGTAAGTTTTTTAACTTCTTCTACTATATCTACTTCATTAGGATCTAATACTACATCAGCTCCTGCTCTCTTTGCATATTCTTGTCTTATTGATTTTCTTTGTAATACTATTATTAATTTTGCACCAGCTGCTTTTAAACATTCTATTGTTGCTAATCCTATCGGACCTGATCCTAAAACTAATGCAGTATCTCCAGTTCTAAAGTTTCCTATTCTAATTGAATGTAGTGCTACTGTCATTGGCTCAACTAAAGCTGCTTGTTCGTAAGACATTTCATCTGGTATTTTATGCACAAATTTTTCTGGAAAGACTGTATATTCAGCAAATCCTCCACCACTTCCACAAAGTCCATGAAATCCTAGAGAAGAACATAAATTATATTTTCCTTCTAAACATGCTGGACATTTTCCACATGCAACTATAGGTTCAACTATTACCCTGTCTCCTGGTTTAAAATTAGTTACATTCTTACCTACTTCTACAACATCTCCAGAAAATTCATGACCTAAAACTACAGGAGCTGTTGTACCACTTAATGGATGTGGCTCACCTACTGGTATAAATATAGGTCCTCCTAGATACTCATGTAAATCTGATCCACAAATTCCACACCATTTTACTTTAATTTTTACACCGTTATCTATAACTTTTGGTTCTTCTATTTCCTCTACTCTAACATCTTTCTTTGCATACCATAATGCTGCTTTCATATTAAAAATCCCCCTTAAATAATTTGTTAATTAATTCACATAAATTTATATAGCAAAATCCATGCCAAAATATAAAAATAATTATAATATTATAAATTTATTAGCAACAATCTAGTAATATAACTATTCTTTATTATTTTCTTGCTTAAAATCTTATAAAAGATATTTATATATAAAAGCAAAAAGTGCATCAAAATGATACATTTATTTTTCTCATTTTGATACACTTTTATTTTTATTCTCATTTTGATACATAAATATCATATTTTTTGATCTTTCTATATAATGTAGCTCTTCCTATATTTAATAGCTTTGATGCTAATTGAAGATTCCCATTACATTTTTTTATTGCATCTTTTATTGCATTCTTTTCTAAGCAATCTAATGGAACTATTTTTATTTCTTCTTCAAGTGATTCCTCACTGTCAATATTTTTAACTACATTGTCATAATTTAAACAATTTATATTCATAATTTCATCTTCACTTAGATAATAATCTCTTTCAACAACATTTTTAAGTTCTCTTATATTTCCACTCCAATTATATTCTTTCAATTCATTAATATATAACTGTTTTACGCTTATAGTTTTATCTTTACTCTTAATATTTAACTTTTGGACAAAATCATTTACAAGTACATCTATATCATCTTTTCTTTCTCTAAGCGGAATGGTTTTTATCTCCATTACACTTAACCTATAATATAAATCCTCCCTAAAGTTTTGCTTAATTATTTCTTTTTTCAATATTCTATTAGTAGCACCAATAACTCTAACATCTAATTGTTTTTCATAAGTTCCACCAATTCTTACAATTTTCCCATTATCCAAAACCCTAAGAAGTTTGCTTTGAATGTCTAATGGCAATTCTCCAATCTCATCGAGAAATATTGTTCCTCCATCTGCTAACTCAAATTTACCTGGATGTCCTTCTTTTGATGCTCCTGTAAATGCACCTTTTTCATATCCAAATAACTCACTCTCAAATAATTCGCTAGGAATTGATGCACAATTTACAGCAACAAAAGGACCATTTGCACGATCACTATAGTTATGTATCGATTGCGAAATTAATTCTTTACCAGTACCGCTTTCACCTTGAATCAATATATTGCAATCACTTTTTGCAGCTTTTTTAGCAAAAGCTATCATGTTTTTCATTTCTCTATTCGTTGTTATAATATCTTTAAATTGATATTGAGCTTTATATCCAACAAATTTGTTTACTAGCTTATGTACAATTTTAACTTCTGTAAAAGTTATCACCATACCGCTACTCTTGCCATTTTTATTCAATGGTAATACATTTATAACACATTTTATTATGTCATTGTTTATAGAAAAGTCCCATTCTATATTATTTAAAGACTTATTTTTCTCTTGCAGTAGCTTCTGAAAATTAACACCATTTAAAACTTCATTAATATCCATATTCATAGCTTGTTCTAATGATATATTTAAAATTTTTAGTGCTTTTCCATTTATTCTTTTTACTTTCATATTCTCATTAATAACAATCATTCCTTCTGATATAGAATCAAAAGTTATATTAAGTAATTTATATGAAATTGCTAGTGCCATTTGCTTTTGTATTGATTGGGCTGCTGCAGTTACTATTCCCATTGTATGAGAATGAGCATTATAATAATTTCCAGACATATTTATACATCCAATTAAATTATCATCTTCATCATAAATAGGAGATGCAGAACAAGTCCATGAATGTTGATTTATTCCATAATGCTCTGCTGCTATAGTTTGAACTGGTTTATTTAGATATAAAGCTGTTCCTATAGCATTTGTACCAACTACATTTTCTGACCATAACTCACCTTTTAAAAAATTCAGTTCTGCAACCCTCTCCATTATATCTTTGTCACCTATTACTTCTATTATATAGCCATCTTTATCTGTTAAAAATAATGCGAATCCTGACCCACGAACCATACTATAAATACTTTCCATAATAGGTCTAGCTACTGAAATAAGTTCATTATTTTTGTTAATTAATTGTTTTACATTAGGATGTTTAATATTTCCCTTTCCATTGTACGGATCAACGCCATAATTCATACACCTTATCCATGAATCTTTAATTTCACTTCTAACTTTAGAATTTACTTTTCCAGTAGAAATAAATTTTTTCCATGCCGTATCAATAAAGTTAACATAATTTTCCATATAAATCTCCAATACATATATAAACATAAATTTATGAATTATTATATACTATAATAATTCAATTGTTAAACTATAAAATTTAACGCTATTGATATTATAAACTTCATTCTAATCAATTTCTATTAATCAAATTTTATTTTGTATGCTTTATTATGGTAAGTTCAAAAATTAAGTATATACCAATTTCAATTTATACATGTAAGATATAATCTAAAACAGGATCTTTTTTATTAACATAATCGTCTATTGATATTTCAATTGTCTTATCAGGTATAAATGAATTACTTTCATCATTACCTGTTCTTGCATACACTGTGGAATATTGAACAGTAAGTTTTGAATTAGGAAGTGTAAAATTTTTAACCGAACCATAATGATTAGGTTTTCCACTTGTTGCTTCTCCTACAAAAGTAGCATTAGTTTCTTCTTTCCAGTTAACTATATCAACTATAGCTGCTGAAAAAGTTCCTCTTCCCACGATAACAAAAAATCTTTTTTTGTTATTTATCTCCTTATTCTTTATTGCTTCTATAATAGTAT
This genomic interval carries:
- the gltA gene encoding NADPH-dependent glutamate synthase; the encoded protein is MDMNERLVRIPVREQEPKVRAKNFEEVCIGYNEEEATKEASRCLNCKNPQCVKGCPVSINIPGFVGHVKNSEFENAAKEISKYSALPAVCGRVCPQEKQCEGKCVLGIKGDAVSIGKLERFTADWAASHNVDLSETESKNGIKVAVIGSGPSGLTCAGDLAKKGYDVTIFEALHKAGGVLEYGIPEFRLPKEKVVKNEVENIKKLGVKIETNVIIGRTITIDELFEDEGFKAVFIGSGAGLPRFMGIDGENANGVFSANEFLTRVNLMKAAVEGYDTPVRAGKKVAIVGGGNVAMDAARTALRLGAESHIVYRRGESELPARAEEVHHAKEEGVIFDLLTNPKEILVDENGWVKGMKCIRMELGEPDPSGRRSPIEVEGSEFIMDLDTVIMSLGTSPNPLISSTTNGLEINKRRCIVAEEETGLTTKEAVYAGGDAVTGAATVILAMGAGKKAAAAIDEYLQSK
- a CDS encoding sulfide/dihydroorotate dehydrogenase-like FAD/NAD-binding protein, whose product is MYKIINKMELTQNIYLMEIEAPRVAKSAKPGQFIIIKNDEKGERIPLTIADYDKEKGTVSIVFQTVGKSTKELATYEVGECVCDFVGPLGQPSEFVDENLEELKKKRLIFIAGGVGAAPVYPQVKWMHENGVAVDVILGSRNKDLLIYEEELKKVSGNLYVTTDDGSYEFKGTGSDMLKELVNNQGKKYDHAVIIGPMIMMKFTSMLTKELGIPTTVSLNPIMVDGTGMCGACRVTVGGKVKFACVDGPEFDGHLVNYDESMRRQTMYKTEEGRAALKLEEGNTHSHGGCGCRGDK
- a CDS encoding 2,3-butanediol dehydrogenase; translation: MKAALWYAKKDVRVEEIEEPKVIDNGVKIKVKWCGICGSDLHEYLGGPIFIPVGEPHPLSGTTAPVVLGHEFSGDVVEVGKNVTNFKPGDRVIVEPIVACGKCPACLEGKYNLCSSLGFHGLCGSGGGFAEYTVFPEKFVHKIPDEMSYEQAALVEPMTVALHSIRIGNFRTGDTALVLGSGPIGLATIECLKAAGAKLIIVLQRKSIRQEYAKRAGADVVLDPNEVDIVEEVKKLTNGVGVDVAFETTGAQIGFDTGIDSLKFEGTLVVTSIWEDGVKFNPNTLVFTEKKVVGTLAYRHEFPATIAQMNDGRIKAEGYVTKKIHLDDIVEEGFGALTGPEKKKHVKILVTPDKNLL
- a CDS encoding sigma-54-dependent Fis family transcriptional regulator; protein product: MENYVNFIDTAWKKFISTGKVNSKVRSEIKDSWIRCMNYGVDPYNGKGNIKHPNVKQLINKNNELISVARPIMESIYSMVRGSGFALFLTDKDGYIIEVIGDKDIMERVAELNFLKGELWSENVVGTNAIGTALYLNKPVQTIAAEHYGINQHSWTCSASPIYDEDDNLIGCINMSGNYYNAHSHTMGIVTAAAQSIQKQMALAISYKLLNITFDSISEGMIVINENMKVKRINGKALKILNISLEQAMNMDINEVLNGVNFQKLLQEKNKSLNNIEWDFSINNDIIKCVINVLPLNKNGKSSGMVITFTEVKIVHKLVNKFVGYKAQYQFKDIITTNREMKNMIAFAKKAAKSDCNILIQGESGTGKELISQSIHNYSDRANGPFVAVNCASIPSELFESELFGYEKGAFTGASKEGHPGKFELADGGTIFLDEIGELPLDIQSKLLRVLDNGKIVRIGGTYEKQLDVRVIGATNRILKKEIIKQNFREDLYYRLSVMEIKTIPLRERKDDIDVLVNDFVQKLNIKSKDKTISVKQLYINELKEYNWSGNIRELKNVVERDYYLSEDEIMNINCLNYDNVVKNIDSEESLEEEIKIVPLDCLEKNAIKDAIKKCNGNLQLASKLLNIGRATLYRKIKKYDIYVSK